A window of Haliscomenobacter hydrossis DSM 1100 contains these coding sequences:
- a CDS encoding NAD(P)H-dependent oxidoreductase, which translates to MNILIVYCHPSKKSYTSQVFEQLKAVLMDQHWSLEVSDLYAMDFQSDLSKNEYEREGFAKTAIPIPNDVLAEHKKIDHADCIAFVYPAKLKGWFDRVYSLGYAYGHKDNIQKMKTLKFGLVICTAGHPIEFLAEIGIAQSMQTIFLDDRMGKRFEHKEMLILGGTLELEQVRERHKQELEGVVGKIRKYCA; encoded by the coding sequence ATGAACATTCTCATTGTATACTGCCATCCCAGCAAAAAATCCTACACTTCTCAGGTTTTTGAACAACTGAAAGCGGTATTGATGGATCAACATTGGAGCCTTGAAGTTTCTGATCTTTATGCAATGGATTTTCAAAGTGACCTGAGCAAAAACGAATATGAAAGAGAAGGATTTGCAAAAACAGCAATCCCCATTCCCAATGATGTTTTGGCAGAACATAAAAAAATAGACCATGCCGACTGTATTGCTTTTGTCTATCCCGCCAAACTGAAAGGCTGGTTTGATCGGGTGTATTCCCTTGGTTATGCGTATGGCCACAAGGACAATATTCAAAAAATGAAGACCCTAAAGTTTGGCCTCGTCATTTGTACCGCCGGACATCCCATCGAATTTCTAGCCGAAATCGGCATTGCCCAAAGTATGCAAACCATATTTTTAGACGACCGAATGGGGAAACGATTTGAACATAAGGAAATGCTGATCCTGGGCGGAACCTTGGAGCTTGAGCAGGTTAGGGAGCGGCATAAGCAAGAGCTTGAAGGGGTGGTTGGGAAAATAAGGAAGTATTGTGCGTAA
- a CDS encoding helix-turn-helix domain-containing protein, translating into MSLFEAKERKTRSDKKIDARAEAHLIALLCQSPPNDAPRWKLQMLADCLVELEIVESISKMSISKLLKK; encoded by the coding sequence ATGTCTTTGTTTGAAGCCAAAGAAAGAAAAACGCGGAGTGATAAAAAGATAGATGCGCGAGCGGAAGCGCATCTCATTGCGCTGCTTTGTCAATCGCCACCCAATGATGCGCCTCGGTGGAAATTGCAAATGTTGGCAGATTGCTTAGTGGAATTAGAGATAGTAGAATCGATCTCTAAAATGTCGATCAGCAAATTGTTAAAAAAATGA
- a CDS encoding DUF5655 domain-containing protein, translating into MLEIYQKLKSQILMLKGLQAKYNKHYISFVRDRNVVDVKIQQKSIKIWINLNIGELNDPKGLSKDVSKIGHLGNGDYEITITSLNQIDDIMDLIHQSYDFKP; encoded by the coding sequence ATACTCGAAATATATCAAAAACTAAAATCCCAAATACTTATGTTGAAAGGATTACAAGCGAAGTATAACAAACATTACATTTCTTTTGTCAGGGATAGAAATGTCGTTGATGTTAAGATTCAGCAAAAATCAATAAAAATTTGGATTAATCTGAATATAGGTGAATTGAATGACCCCAAAGGATTATCTAAAGATGTCTCAAAAATTGGGCATTTAGGAAATGGTGATTACGAAATCACCATAACAAGTTTAAATCAAATTGATGATATAATGGACTTAATTCATCAGTCTTACGACTTTAAACCATAA
- a CDS encoding IS630 family transposase → MIPAESSAAFVYQMEKVLDVYERPYDADFPVVCMDESPKQIIDYKQITISDGSRLQDSEYVRLGVAELFVAFEPLAGHREMTIEDDHTTTTWVNFMAAQMDTQYQEAKKVTWVMDNFVTHKPENFYKVFPPAQAKAYVDRMDFVYTPKHGSWLNMAEIQFALVGRDALDKPFKSKKEVEGAVKIWEIAQNQLRKGANWQFTTEKARIKLKKLYPTI, encoded by the coding sequence GTGATACCAGCAGAATCAAGTGCTGCTTTTGTGTACCAAATGGAAAAGGTATTGGATGTTTACGAAAGACCATACGACGCTGACTTTCCAGTAGTTTGCATGGATGAGTCTCCAAAGCAAATAATTGACTACAAGCAAATTACGATCTCAGATGGAAGTAGGTTACAAGATTCAGAATATGTGCGTTTGGGCGTTGCGGAATTATTCGTGGCATTCGAACCTCTCGCTGGCCATCGGGAAATGACCATTGAGGATGATCATACGACCACGACTTGGGTAAATTTCATGGCCGCTCAAATGGATACCCAATACCAAGAAGCTAAAAAGGTAACCTGGGTGATGGATAATTTTGTCACCCACAAGCCAGAAAATTTTTACAAAGTATTTCCACCTGCTCAGGCCAAAGCTTACGTGGATCGGATGGATTTTGTGTATACCCCCAAACACGGGTCATGGTTAAACATGGCAGAAATACAATTTGCTTTGGTGGGACGTGATGCTTTGGACAAACCCTTCAAAAGCAAAAAGGAGGTGGAAGGAGCAGTTAAAATTTGGGAGATTGCGCAAAATCAGCTCCGGAAAGGAGCAAATTGGCAATTCACCACTGAGAAAGCCCGAATCAAACTCAAGAAGTTGTATCCGACTATTTAA
- a CDS encoding transposase, which translates to MTDPQWEVIAKYLPVQRKREINLRDVMDAIRFIVCTGIQWRNLPEYFPKWNAVYYW; encoded by the coding sequence ATGACCGATCCTCAATGGGAAGTTATCGCAAAATACTTACCTGTGCAAAGAAAACGGGAGATAAATCTACGAGACGTAATGGATGCAATCCGGTTTATAGTTTGTACAGGCATTCAATGGCGTAATCTACCCGAATATTTCCCGAAATGGAATGCTGTATACTACTGGTGA
- a CDS encoding transposase, whose protein sequence is MTDSEGRIWDACAHAANLYDADGASLLFDESRMELWWPRLQKFLTDQHYQGTFSVMATDLGIHFEIRGKIGDAKGFEVIPIRWVIERTISWSNFCRRLVKDYERTIQNSVSWTICSNIYRILRRV, encoded by the coding sequence TTGACTGATTCAGAAGGACGTATTTGGGACGCATGTGCCCATGCTGCGAACCTATATGATGCTGACGGAGCAAGCCTGCTTTTTGACGAAAGCCGAATGGAACTTTGGTGGCCAAGGCTACAAAAGTTTCTCACTGATCAACACTATCAAGGTACTTTTTCGGTCATGGCAACCGATCTGGGCATTCATTTTGAGATCAGAGGTAAGATCGGAGACGCCAAAGGATTCGAGGTCATTCCCATTCGTTGGGTCATCGAAAGAACCATTTCCTGGAGTAATTTTTGCCGCAGATTAGTCAAAGATTATGAGCGAACCATACAAAATTCGGTTAGCTGGACGATTTGCTCCAATATTTACCGAATCTTGAGGAGAGTTTGA
- a CDS encoding S41 family peptidase: MRLRWPFCLLLLAFCINSGKAQGTRLLRQPSLSEQHIAFVYGGDLWITDRTGGEARRITSTPAVESDPHFSPDGRWIAFTSDRTGSNSVYVVSIDGGTPTRLTWHPSAAFARGWTNDGKRVLYASSRETAPSNYNRLWTVSTQGGPSTLLPAPWGFDGAFAPDKNRMVVDRMSRWDVEWREYRGGQNTALSILNLDDLSETPIPCERSTDTQPLWIGNTIYFLSDRDWTVNIWAFTPATGALVQRTKFKESNVKWLSGNKGTLIFERDGYLHTIDAASGNAKQLDITVRGDFPWAETRWENVNKRVSNAALSPTGKRVAMEARGEIFTVPVANGDTRNLTRSAGVADRVPIWSPDGNRVAWFSDASGEGYALLIAAQDGLSAPRSISIGESKMAWEPTWSPDGKRIAFVDDDVRIRVLEVESGKISTADVGGLNIERGGLGLSWSPDSKWLAYAKTASNNFRRIMLWSVATGEARALTDPLADGFAPAWDRGGRYLYFLASTEVALGSGWANTSSTRSDPAYGAYVVVLRKDDPSPFPPKSDEEPDTTGAAKKAVKPEKKPAKDSVELVRIDWEKIDRRTLALPMPVRNYAAVQSGPKGSVFIGELIPNAPGMLLHKFSLEDRKASEFARGVQRLSVSADGEKILLQSGGGWRVVGTAKAPAPGEGSLAITLRMQLDRLAEWQQMFNETWRYERDYFYDPNMHGRDWQQVKARYAPLIPYVRHRSDLNYVLDQVNGELSVGHSFVSGGDFPAVDTSRVGLLGADLVAENGFWRFKRIYTAESWNPGLKAPLDRPNLKVQEGHYLLGVDGVALTAADDPYRLLDGTAGRQTVLQINERPSLEGAWKEIVEPIPSENALRQRAWVEDNRRKVDELSAGKLAYIWIPNTGDPGLVSFNRYFFAQQDKEGAVIDERFNGGGLLDDYMVDLMTRKLRAAYTNEVPNGTPGRLPAGIIGPKALLINELAGSGGDFFPWVFRHQQAGPLIGTRTWGGLVKSSVHYALVDGGRVTAPDNAIFDPNAKRWIAENEGVPPDIEVQITARATADGHDLQLERAVKEVLDLLKQQGPIKVVVPPYSKPAKH, from the coding sequence ATGCGTTTACGCTGGCCTTTTTGCCTCCTGCTGCTGGCTTTTTGTATAAACAGCGGCAAGGCCCAAGGCACCCGCCTGCTGCGTCAACCCAGCTTAAGCGAACAACACATTGCCTTTGTTTACGGCGGTGATCTCTGGATCACGGATCGTACCGGTGGTGAAGCCCGCCGAATCACCAGTACCCCTGCCGTGGAAAGTGACCCCCATTTTTCGCCAGACGGCCGCTGGATCGCCTTCACTTCCGATCGCACGGGCTCCAATTCCGTGTACGTGGTTTCCATCGACGGAGGCACGCCCACCCGACTGACCTGGCATCCATCCGCAGCTTTTGCACGAGGCTGGACCAACGACGGCAAGCGGGTACTTTACGCCTCCTCCCGGGAAACCGCGCCCAGCAATTACAACCGCCTCTGGACGGTTTCAACCCAGGGTGGCCCCTCTACCCTACTGCCCGCGCCCTGGGGCTTCGATGGCGCTTTTGCACCGGACAAAAACCGCATGGTGGTGGACAGGATGAGCCGTTGGGATGTCGAATGGCGCGAATATCGGGGTGGCCAAAACACGGCCTTATCCATCCTCAATCTGGATGACCTGAGCGAAACGCCCATCCCTTGTGAACGCAGCACCGATACCCAACCCTTGTGGATCGGCAATACCATCTATTTCCTGTCGGATCGCGACTGGACGGTCAACATCTGGGCCTTTACTCCTGCAACTGGGGCTTTGGTCCAGCGCACCAAGTTCAAAGAAAGCAATGTAAAATGGCTGTCCGGCAATAAGGGTACGCTCATTTTTGAACGGGATGGCTACCTGCACACCATCGACGCGGCTTCAGGCAATGCAAAACAACTGGACATCACCGTACGCGGCGATTTTCCCTGGGCCGAAACCCGTTGGGAAAACGTCAACAAACGGGTCAGCAATGCCGCCCTTTCTCCCACCGGCAAAAGAGTCGCCATGGAAGCCCGTGGGGAAATATTCACCGTCCCCGTGGCCAATGGCGACACCCGTAACCTCACGCGCAGTGCCGGGGTTGCCGACCGGGTGCCGATTTGGTCGCCCGATGGCAATCGGGTTGCCTGGTTTTCGGATGCGAGCGGAGAGGGTTACGCCCTCCTGATTGCGGCACAAGACGGCTTGTCGGCACCGCGCAGCATCTCGATTGGTGAATCAAAAATGGCCTGGGAACCTACCTGGTCGCCCGATGGCAAACGCATCGCCTTTGTCGACGACGATGTGCGCATTCGGGTGCTTGAAGTGGAATCCGGAAAAATCAGTACCGCCGATGTGGGTGGACTGAATATTGAACGTGGGGGGCTGGGACTCAGTTGGTCGCCCGACTCCAAATGGCTGGCTTATGCCAAAACGGCGTCCAACAATTTTCGGCGCATCATGCTGTGGTCGGTTGCTACGGGTGAAGCACGTGCCTTGACCGATCCATTGGCCGATGGTTTTGCACCAGCCTGGGATCGCGGAGGGCGCTATCTTTACTTTTTGGCGAGCACTGAAGTGGCCCTGGGTTCCGGTTGGGCCAACACCAGTTCCACCCGCTCCGATCCCGCCTATGGCGCCTATGTCGTGGTGCTGCGCAAAGACGATCCTTCGCCTTTTCCGCCCAAAAGTGACGAAGAACCCGACACGACCGGGGCGGCAAAAAAAGCCGTAAAACCCGAGAAAAAACCTGCCAAAGACTCCGTAGAACTCGTACGGATTGATTGGGAAAAAATTGATCGCCGTACCCTGGCACTCCCCATGCCCGTGCGCAATTACGCCGCGGTACAAAGTGGCCCCAAAGGGTCGGTGTTTATTGGTGAATTAATCCCCAATGCTCCGGGGATGTTGCTGCATAAGTTCTCCCTGGAAGACCGCAAGGCCAGTGAATTTGCCCGCGGCGTCCAACGGCTCTCGGTATCTGCCGATGGCGAAAAAATCCTCCTGCAATCCGGTGGAGGATGGCGAGTAGTTGGTACCGCCAAAGCCCCCGCTCCCGGTGAAGGCAGTTTAGCCATCACCCTACGGATGCAACTGGATCGACTGGCGGAGTGGCAACAAATGTTCAACGAAACCTGGCGCTACGAACGCGATTATTTCTACGATCCCAACATGCACGGGCGCGATTGGCAACAGGTCAAAGCCCGCTATGCGCCCCTCATTCCGTACGTCCGGCACCGCAGCGACCTGAATTATGTTTTGGACCAAGTGAATGGGGAGCTGTCGGTGGGCCACAGTTTTGTCTCCGGCGGCGATTTTCCGGCTGTGGATACCTCCCGGGTAGGACTGCTGGGGGCAGATTTGGTGGCAGAGAATGGTTTTTGGCGCTTCAAACGCATTTACACGGCGGAAAGCTGGAACCCGGGGCTCAAAGCACCACTCGATCGTCCCAACCTCAAGGTACAGGAAGGGCATTACCTGCTGGGCGTAGATGGGGTAGCACTTACCGCCGCCGACGATCCTTACCGCCTGTTGGATGGCACCGCTGGTCGCCAAACTGTACTCCAAATCAATGAACGCCCCAGCCTGGAGGGCGCCTGGAAAGAAATTGTAGAACCGATCCCCAGCGAAAATGCTTTGCGTCAACGCGCCTGGGTAGAAGACAATCGCAGAAAAGTAGACGAACTATCCGCTGGGAAACTGGCTTATATCTGGATCCCCAATACGGGCGACCCCGGCCTGGTTTCTTTCAACCGTTACTTTTTTGCGCAGCAAGACAAAGAAGGCGCCGTCATCGACGAGCGATTCAACGGTGGCGGTTTACTCGATGATTACATGGTGGATTTGATGACGCGCAAACTACGGGCTGCGTATACCAATGAAGTACCCAATGGTACTCCGGGGCGGCTTCCAGCGGGCATCATCGGCCCCAAAGCGCTGCTCATCAATGAATTGGCGGGTTCTGGTGGCGACTTTTTTCCCTGGGTATTCCGGCACCAGCAAGCGGGGCCGCTGATTGGAACACGCACCTGGGGTGGATTGGTCAAGTCTTCGGTGCATTATGCGCTGGTAGACGGCGGCCGGGTAACCGCTCCCGATAACGCCATTTTTGACCCCAATGCCAAACGCTGGATTGCTGAAAACGAAGGGGTTCCACCGGATATTGAAGTGCAAATTACGGCCCGCGCTACTGCGGATGGGCACGATTTGCAATTGGAAAGAGCCGTAAAAGAAGTCCTGGATTTACTGAAGCAGCAGGGACCGATTAAGGTGGTGGTTCCACCGTATTCAAAACCGGCGAAGCATTGA
- a CDS encoding ISKra4-like element ISHhy1 family transposase (programmed frameshift), with product MEKSYKIESDGSISITFNFKPEGSMLEQEEQIAAALSEAGRLASELSLKSFDTGGESIIVNNEKLSSRGEGKKNYETAWGRVSISRHVYQRSRGGKIYVPLEVGARVVGGNCTPYLSKMVSWKYAQLAASRVCEDMAMHHHRSISRKLVQKIGSEVGLIAWDKEMEWSYDLPELKEVVKCVAISRDGTTTPIIGQGYRETMCGTISLYNKTGDRLHTIYKACAPEKGKEGFDRVMNKEVEEIKALFPSAKYVGLADGAANNWTYLNGCTTEQVLDFYHATEHLSEVSVAMEPNEERRKKWLDEACHDLKHRPKAAVFLFRELQAKQKEYGEHPPQVLLDNLTYLSNNLKRMDYCRFLKNGFPIGSGVTEAACKVLAKQRLSGSGMRWHLHKVQDMLLIRELVCTRGRWEQFWAFYDQIRA from the exons ATGGAAAAGTCATACAAAATAGAATCAGACGGGAGTATAAGCATCACCTTCAATTTTAAACCAGAAGGGAGCATGCTGGAGCAAGAAGAGCAGATAGCGGCGGCGTTATCAGAGGCGGGTCGTCTAGCGAGCGAACTATCGCTGAAAAGCTTCGATACGGGAGGAGAAAGCATTATCGTAAACAACGAAAAGCTGAGTAGTCGGGGTGAGG GAAAAAAAAACTACGAAACCGCCTGGGGTCGAGTAAGCATTAGTCGCCATGTTTACCAGCGGAGTCGGGGAGGAAAAATATACGTTCCATTAGAAGTAGGGGCAAGGGTAGTTGGCGGAAATTGCACGCCGTATCTGAGTAAAATGGTGAGTTGGAAATACGCTCAATTAGCCGCATCGCGGGTCTGCGAGGACATGGCAATGCACCATCATCGAAGCATTAGTCGGAAATTGGTACAAAAAATAGGGAGTGAGGTAGGTCTGATCGCCTGGGACAAAGAGATGGAGTGGTCATATGATTTACCTGAGCTAAAAGAGGTAGTAAAGTGTGTGGCGATCAGCCGAGATGGGACGACGACACCGATTATTGGTCAGGGGTATCGAGAAACGATGTGCGGCACGATTAGTTTGTACAACAAAACTGGAGATCGCCTTCATACCATTTATAAAGCGTGTGCCCCCGAAAAGGGTAAAGAAGGCTTTGATCGGGTCATGAACAAAGAGGTAGAGGAAATTAAAGCCTTATTCCCATCAGCCAAGTATGTTGGCTTGGCCGATGGAGCAGCCAATAACTGGACTTACCTCAATGGATGCACAACTGAGCAGGTTCTGGATTTTTACCATGCCACTGAGCACCTCAGCGAGGTGAGTGTGGCGATGGAACCAAACGAGGAACGACGTAAGAAGTGGCTGGATGAAGCCTGTCATGACTTGAAACACCGACCTAAAGCTGCGGTTTTTTTATTCAGAGAGCTCCAAGCCAAACAAAAAGAATATGGTGAGCATCCGCCGCAGGTATTATTGGACAACCTCACCTACTTGAGTAACAACCTTAAACGAATGGACTACTGCCGATTCCTCAAAAACGGCTTCCCGATTGGATCAGGAGTTACTGAGGCAGCCTGCAAAGTCCTGGCCAAACAACGCTTGAGCGGTTCAGGTATGCGATGGCATCTCCATAAAGTACAAGATATGCTGTTGATTAGAGAACTCGTCTGTACAAGGGGGCGCTGGGAACAGTTCTGGGCCTTTTACGATCAAATTAGAGCCTAA